A region of Hydrogenimonas cancrithermarum DNA encodes the following proteins:
- the ispG gene encoding flavodoxin-dependent (E)-4-hydroxy-3-methylbut-2-enyl-diphosphate synthase — MIQRYPTKQIFVGSVPVGGDAPISVQSMTYSRTADVAATVEQINRLHFAGADIVRVAVPDYEDAEALKAIRAQTSLPLVADIHFNYRLALIAAESVDCIRINPGNIGEKSRVKEVVKACSERNIPIRVGVNCGSLEKEFEERYGQTAKGMVESALYNIKFLEDLGFTDIKVSLKASDVERTVEAYRTLRPLVDYPFHLGVTEAGTVFHATIKSAIGLGTLLLEGIGDTLRVSITGELEKEIEVGRAILKDSGAAKEGLNIISCPTCGRIEADLVKAVAEVEEKTRHIKTPLNVSVMGCVVNAIGEAKSADVAIAYGKGSGLIMVKGEVVAKLPEEQLVGRFLQEVEKMAKEAE; from the coding sequence ATGATTCAACGATACCCAACCAAACAGATTTTTGTAGGCAGCGTGCCCGTCGGTGGAGATGCTCCGATTTCGGTGCAGTCGATGACCTATTCGCGTACGGCGGACGTGGCGGCGACGGTGGAGCAGATCAACCGGCTGCATTTTGCGGGCGCGGATATCGTGCGTGTGGCGGTACCGGATTATGAAGATGCCGAAGCGCTGAAGGCGATCCGTGCACAGACGTCTTTGCCGCTGGTGGCGGATATCCACTTCAACTACCGCCTGGCGCTCATCGCGGCGGAATCGGTCGACTGTATCCGCATCAACCCCGGGAACATCGGCGAGAAGTCGCGTGTGAAAGAGGTTGTGAAGGCGTGCAGCGAGCGCAACATTCCGATCCGTGTCGGCGTCAACTGCGGAAGCCTGGAAAAAGAGTTCGAAGAGAGGTATGGCCAGACCGCCAAAGGGATGGTGGAGTCGGCACTCTACAACATCAAGTTTCTCGAGGATCTCGGCTTTACCGACATCAAAGTGTCACTCAAAGCGAGCGATGTGGAGCGCACCGTCGAAGCCTACCGGACGCTGCGTCCGTTGGTCGATTATCCGTTTCATCTAGGTGTGACGGAGGCGGGTACCGTCTTTCATGCGACGATCAAGAGTGCCATTGGCCTGGGAACACTGCTGCTCGAAGGTATTGGCGACACATTGCGCGTTTCGATTACCGGGGAACTTGAAAAAGAGATCGAGGTGGGACGTGCCATCCTCAAAGACAGCGGTGCGGCGAAGGAGGGGCTCAACATCATCTCCTGTCCGACCTGTGGGCGTATCGAAGCCGATCTCGTGAAAGCCGTGGCCGAAGTGGAGGAGAAAACCAGGCATATCAAAACCCCTCTCAACGTTTCGGTGATGGGGTGTGTCGTCAACGCGATCGGAGAAGCGAAAAGTGCCGATGTGGCGATCGCCTACGGCAAGGGTAGCGGGTTGATAATGGTCAAAGGCGAAGTGGTGGCGAAACTGCCGGAAGAGCAGTTGGTCGGCCGTTTTTTGCAGGAAGTGGAAAAGATGGCGAAAGAGGCGGAGTAA
- a CDS encoding dicarboxylate/amino acid:cation symporter, giving the protein MKRYLSTETLTIAAIFLGIAAGVWMPETMLSLKWVGDLFLMLLKMLIVPLVFASVFVAIVSLGSGEALKNLGLKAFGYYFLTTALAVSTGLLVVNMIEPGSTHQMAAAAAVSKPAEHTFASLLLSFVPSNIFASLSEGKIVQVLLFVIFFAVAALHLETARRETLQDFFESVNDAMGKIAEWVIALTPIGVFSLIGYVIAKEGLATLWELKSYVLAVLVALFIHALVVLPAVAAFIGRFNPFDYFKRVREAVLVAFSTASSSATLPVSIEVASVHGGVKKESAGFILPLGATVNMDGTALYEAIAVMFIANSYGVELGFSQQIVIFLTATFASIGAAGIPGAGLVMMTMILSAVGLPLEAIGLIAAVDRILDMFRTAINVWGDLLAAKVLNRFI; this is encoded by the coding sequence ATGAAACGCTATCTCTCGACCGAAACACTGACCATCGCCGCCATCTTTCTCGGCATCGCCGCAGGTGTCTGGATGCCGGAGACGATGCTCTCGCTCAAATGGGTCGGTGATCTCTTTTTGATGCTGCTGAAGATGCTCATCGTCCCGCTCGTCTTCGCTTCGGTCTTCGTCGCCATCGTTTCGCTCGGAAGCGGCGAAGCGCTCAAAAACCTCGGCCTCAAAGCGTTCGGCTACTACTTCCTCACCACCGCGCTGGCCGTGAGCACCGGACTGCTCGTCGTCAACATGATCGAACCGGGTTCGACGCACCAGATGGCAGCCGCGGCAGCAGTCTCCAAGCCTGCGGAGCACACCTTCGCCTCCCTTCTGCTCTCCTTCGTTCCAAGCAACATTTTCGCATCGCTCAGCGAAGGAAAGATCGTGCAGGTACTGCTTTTCGTCATCTTCTTCGCCGTGGCGGCCCTCCATCTCGAAACAGCCAGACGCGAGACGCTGCAGGATTTTTTCGAGAGCGTAAACGACGCGATGGGGAAGATCGCCGAATGGGTCATCGCATTGACGCCGATTGGCGTCTTTTCGCTCATCGGCTACGTGATCGCCAAAGAGGGGCTCGCAACACTGTGGGAGCTTAAAAGCTATGTGCTGGCGGTGCTCGTCGCACTCTTCATCCATGCGCTTGTCGTCCTGCCCGCCGTCGCGGCTTTCATCGGCCGCTTCAACCCCTTCGATTACTTCAAGAGAGTGCGCGAAGCGGTGCTCGTCGCCTTCTCGACCGCCTCGAGCTCGGCGACGCTGCCCGTCTCGATCGAAGTCGCATCCGTGCACGGCGGCGTCAAAAAGGAGAGTGCCGGGTTCATCCTTCCGCTGGGCGCCACCGTCAATATGGACGGCACGGCGCTCTACGAAGCGATCGCCGTCATGTTCATCGCCAACAGCTACGGCGTGGAGCTCGGTTTTTCGCAGCAGATCGTCATCTTTTTGACGGCGACCTTCGCTTCGATCGGTGCGGCGGGCATTCCGGGAGCGGGACTCGTGATGATGACGATGATTTTAAGTGCCGTCGGCCTGCCGCTCGAGGCGATCGGTCTTATCGCCGCCGTCGACAGGATCCTGGACATGTTCCGAACGGCGATCAACGTCTGGGGAGATCTGCTGGCGGCGAAGGTTCTGAACAGGTTTATATGA
- a CDS encoding type II secretion system protein has protein sequence MRRGFTMIELIFVIVILGILAAVAIPKLAATRDDAKISKIASNIQAAKNEIASYVVAQGTEANATNIDADWYKTASNIISEGVSSEDITITGSGPATVNFLDKDHNETCMTLQYAGNNIVIKEGTDASSAICTGVKGLVKESNITVSGQSVKY, from the coding sequence ATGCGACGTGGTTTTACAATGATTGAATTGATCTTCGTGATCGTGATTCTGGGTATTTTGGCGGCAGTTGCCATTCCGAAGCTTGCGGCAACGCGAGATGATGCGAAAATTTCGAAAATCGCAAGCAATATTCAAGCGGCGAAAAACGAAATTGCATCCTATGTCGTTGCGCAAGGAACCGAAGCGAACGCCACGAACATAGATGCTGATTGGTATAAGACAGCTTCGAACATCATCAGCGAAGGTGTTTCATCAGAGGATATCACCATCACTGGGTCAGGTCCTGCAACGGTGAATTTTCTGGACAAGGATCACAACGAGACATGCATGACGTTGCAGTACGCTGGCAACAACATCGTCATTAAAGAAGGGACGGACGCCAGTAGTGCCATTTGTACCGGTGTCAAGGGTCTCGTGAAAGAGTCCAATATCACGGTCAGCGGACAGTCAGTTAAATACTGA
- a CDS encoding UvrB/UvrC motif-containing protein, which yields MQEAAKKLEFEEAARLRDQINKIKQL from the coding sequence ATGCAAGAAGCGGCCAAAAAACTGGAGTTCGAAGAGGCGGCCAGACTGCGCGACCAGATCAATAAGATCAAACAGTTGTAA
- a CDS encoding trimeric intracellular cation channel family protein — protein MSLFAAADAIGLVTFAVSGFLMGVRKGLDLLGIVIAAFLTALGGGVIRDVIVGRMPIAFTEGSVLLFVVAGIVLALSLKLHKKERPERFAIFIVMDSIGLVAFAITGALVGIEAKFNLFGVMLLAFMTAVGGGMLRDMMVNEVPIVLTSDFYGTIALLIALLVYLCSLVGCLGTFTLMSIAAGALFLRLLAYYKKWQLPKLGG, from the coding sequence ATGAGCCTTTTTGCCGCAGCCGACGCGATCGGTCTCGTGACCTTTGCCGTCAGCGGCTTTCTGATGGGAGTACGCAAAGGGCTCGATCTACTCGGCATCGTCATCGCCGCGTTTCTGACGGCACTCGGCGGCGGCGTCATCCGCGACGTCATCGTCGGGCGCATGCCCATCGCCTTTACCGAAGGCAGCGTGCTTCTATTCGTCGTTGCCGGCATCGTGCTGGCACTCTCGCTCAAACTCCATAAAAAAGAGCGGCCCGAGCGTTTCGCCATCTTCATCGTCATGGACAGCATCGGGCTCGTCGCATTCGCGATCACGGGGGCGCTGGTCGGCATCGAAGCTAAGTTCAATCTCTTCGGCGTGATGCTGCTCGCCTTCATGACCGCCGTCGGAGGCGGCATGCTGCGCGACATGATGGTCAACGAAGTCCCCATCGTGCTCACGAGCGATTTTTACGGCACCATCGCCTTGCTGATCGCCCTTCTTGTCTACCTGTGCAGTCTCGTCGGATGCCTTGGTACCTTTACATTGATGAGCATCGCCGCCGGGGCGCTCTTTTTGCGCCTTCTCGCCTACTACAAAAAATGGCAACTACCCAAACTTGGAGGATAA
- a CDS encoding gamma carbonic anhydrase family protein, which yields MLLRYKEWFPKFGENTWTAPDATVIGNVETGEECSIWFGCVIRGDVHKIRIGDRTNIQDLTMIHVTHYKNPDMSDGHPTIIGSDVTVGHRVMLHGCTIEEGCLIGMNSTILDGAVIGKESIVGAGALVTGGKKFPPRSLIIGSPAKVVRQLSDEEVEELYASARRYVAFKNDYIDFLA from the coding sequence ATGTTGCTGCGATACAAAGAGTGGTTTCCGAAATTTGGCGAAAACACATGGACAGCGCCCGATGCCACCGTTATCGGGAATGTCGAAACGGGCGAGGAGTGCTCCATATGGTTCGGCTGTGTCATCCGCGGCGACGTGCACAAGATACGCATCGGCGACCGCACCAACATCCAGGATCTGACGATGATCCATGTCACCCACTATAAAAATCCCGACATGAGCGACGGCCATCCGACGATCATCGGCAGTGACGTCACCGTCGGCCACCGCGTCATGCTGCACGGCTGTACCATCGAAGAGGGCTGTCTTATCGGAATGAACAGCACCATTCTCGACGGCGCCGTCATCGGCAAGGAGTCGATCGTAGGGGCGGGCGCGCTCGTCACCGGTGGCAAAAAGTTCCCGCCGCGAAGCCTCATCATCGGTTCGCCCGCCAAAGTCGTGCGCCAGCTGAGCGATGAAGAGGTCGAAGAGCTATACGCTTCGGCTCGCCGATACGTCGCGTTCAAAAACGACTACATCGATTTCCTGGCATGA
- a CDS encoding phosphoribosylanthranilate isomerase: MPRVKICGITSYEDAMAAIEAGADALGFVFYEKSPRFITPAMARAIVDQLPPFVERVGLFVDRTPLEVDIACAEAGMGLAQIHFEVDESYLHALKTKTLPVVRAREPEEVMNFAGHYRLVDAYCESYGGAGKRLNLEWFEGVDCSRIVLAGGLTPENVAEAVRRYGFYGVDVSSGVELEKGKKDPEKVRAFVQAAKEAGCAH, from the coding sequence ATGCCGCGCGTCAAAATCTGCGGTATCACCTCGTATGAAGATGCGATGGCGGCGATAGAAGCGGGTGCCGATGCGCTCGGCTTCGTCTTTTATGAAAAATCGCCGCGTTTCATTACCCCTGCAATGGCGCGTGCCATCGTCGACCAGCTCCCGCCCTTCGTGGAGCGTGTCGGCCTTTTCGTCGACCGTACGCCGCTAGAGGTCGATATCGCCTGTGCCGAAGCGGGCATGGGGCTGGCGCAGATCCACTTCGAAGTGGACGAGAGTTATCTGCATGCCTTGAAGACCAAAACGCTGCCGGTGGTGCGTGCCCGGGAACCCGAAGAGGTGATGAACTTCGCGGGACACTATCGGCTGGTGGACGCCTATTGTGAGAGCTATGGCGGAGCCGGTAAACGGCTCAATCTGGAGTGGTTCGAAGGGGTCGACTGCTCAAGAATCGTTCTCGCCGGTGGTTTGACCCCGGAAAATGTCGCGGAAGCGGTTCGGCGCTACGGCTTTTACGGCGTGGATGTGAGCAGCGGTGTGGAGCTGGAGAAAGGAAAGAAAGATCCGGAAAAGGTGCGTGCGTTCGTTCAGGCCGCGAAGGAGGCTGGATGCGCCCACTGA
- a CDS encoding 3'-5' exonuclease: MRPLIDNIVAAMKKSGGKMELERFRQLIMKTRDSLFEDVDTLMELIIASGLPIDIEGDEVVLKTCFRPWEEETFCIVDIETNGSQPMRSQIIEIGALKWKNGEIVDRFESFAACSYLPYQISEITGINPEDLEGAPPLAKMLPKFKAFLGDTLFVAHNVSFDYNFISHSFERFGLGVLGNRKLCTIELARRTIEAERYGLGHLNIVLDINTLVHHRAYADAITASKVLEIGLKNVPKSVVTTEELIDFTKLPVKKAKRLLESEKPKTKN, encoded by the coding sequence ATGCGCCCACTGATCGACAATATCGTCGCCGCGATGAAAAAGAGCGGCGGCAAGATGGAGCTCGAGCGGTTTCGACAGCTGATTATGAAAACAAGGGATTCTCTCTTCGAGGATGTCGATACACTGATGGAGCTGATCATCGCATCGGGTTTGCCGATCGATATCGAAGGGGACGAGGTGGTGCTGAAAACCTGTTTCAGGCCATGGGAGGAGGAGACCTTCTGCATCGTCGACATCGAGACCAACGGAAGCCAGCCGATGCGCTCGCAGATCATCGAGATCGGGGCGCTGAAGTGGAAAAACGGCGAGATCGTGGACCGCTTCGAATCGTTTGCCGCCTGTAGCTATCTGCCCTATCAGATCAGTGAAATCACGGGAATCAATCCAGAAGACCTCGAGGGGGCTCCGCCGCTGGCGAAGATGCTTCCGAAGTTCAAGGCGTTTCTCGGCGACACCCTTTTCGTCGCCCACAACGTTTCGTTCGACTACAACTTCATCTCCCACTCTTTCGAGCGTTTCGGCCTCGGGGTGCTGGGCAACCGTAAACTCTGCACGATCGAACTGGCCCGTCGCACGATCGAAGCGGAGCGTTACGGCCTGGGACATCTCAATATCGTGCTCGATATCAACACACTCGTTCACCACCGCGCCTACGCCGATGCGATAACCGCTTCCAAGGTACTGGAGATCGGACTGAAAAACGTTCCGAAATCGGTCGTAACGACCGAAGAGCTGATCGATTTCACGAAACTTCCGGTGAAGAAGGCGAAACGCCTGCTGGAGAGTGAAAAACCAAAAACTAAAAACTAA
- the rpe gene encoding ribulose-phosphate 3-epimerase encodes MLVAPSILSADFGHLARDVEAICDGGCDLVHVDVMDGHFVPNLTIGPVVVEAVAKAATKLLDIHLMVENNTFFVDLFAPLAPGYISFHIEEEKHPHRLIQKIRGLGIKPAIVLNPHSRPESIEFLLEDLDMVLLMSVNPGFGGQKFIPSVIEKAKRMKDLVEKRNPKCLIEVDGGVNDKNVHDLKAAGVDVVVAGSYVFKHENIAKAIESLKV; translated from the coding sequence ATGCTGGTAGCCCCGAGTATTCTTTCGGCCGATTTCGGACATCTCGCACGCGATGTCGAAGCGATTTGCGACGGCGGATGCGATTTGGTCCATGTCGATGTGATGGACGGCCATTTCGTACCGAACCTCACCATTGGGCCCGTGGTCGTCGAGGCCGTCGCCAAGGCCGCCACCAAACTGCTCGACATCCACCTGATGGTGGAGAACAACACCTTTTTCGTCGACCTCTTTGCACCTCTGGCGCCGGGCTACATCTCCTTCCATATCGAGGAGGAGAAGCATCCGCACCGTCTGATCCAGAAGATCCGGGGACTCGGCATCAAGCCGGCGATCGTGCTCAATCCTCACAGTCGGCCCGAAAGCATCGAGTTTCTTCTCGAAGATCTCGATATGGTACTGCTGATGAGTGTCAATCCGGGATTCGGCGGGCAGAAGTTCATCCCGAGTGTCATTGAGAAAGCGAAACGGATGAAAGATCTGGTCGAGAAGCGCAATCCCAAATGTCTCATAGAGGTTGACGGCGGCGTCAACGACAAAAATGTCCATGATCTCAAAGCGGCCGGCGTCGACGTCGTCGTCGCGGGAAGCTATGTTTTCAAGCACGAAAATATCGCCAAAGCGATCGAGAGTTTGAAGGTTTGA
- a CDS encoding Uma2 family endonuclease: MEALHYDEHYTRADYARWEGDWELIYGHPYAMSPAPTTTHQGLSLQIAMQLYRKIEESGCEDCKVFQDVDYEVSEDTVVRPDVLLICKPVGEVVNKVPEIIFEIISPATGRRDETIKFELYQKEGVGYYVLVYPDGQVAKVYRCNELGKYVKVGDFDNETIEFETKKCRFDFDFSKIWRQ; this comes from the coding sequence ATGGAAGCATTGCATTATGACGAACACTATACAAGAGCCGATTATGCACGCTGGGAAGGTGACTGGGAGTTGATCTATGGACATCCTTATGCGATGTCGCCCGCTCCGACGACGACCCATCAGGGCCTATCGCTGCAGATTGCGATGCAGCTTTATCGAAAGATCGAAGAGAGTGGTTGTGAAGATTGCAAAGTCTTTCAGGATGTCGACTATGAAGTATCGGAAGATACGGTTGTACGCCCCGATGTACTGCTGATATGCAAGCCGGTTGGCGAAGTCGTCAACAAGGTACCGGAGATCATTTTCGAAATCATTTCCCCTGCAACAGGACGTCGCGATGAGACGATCAAGTTCGAACTTTACCAAAAAGAGGGTGTTGGATATTATGTACTTGTCTATCCGGACGGACAGGTCGCCAAAGTATATCGATGCAACGAGCTTGGAAAATACGTTAAAGTCGGTGATTTCGACAATGAAACGATAGAGTTCGAGACAAAAAAGTGTCGATTCGATTTCGATTTTTCAAAAATCTGGCGACAGTGA
- a CDS encoding type II secretion system protein, translating to MQKRAFTIVELVFVIVIIGILAAVAIPKLNATRVDAKTSVLAQKIILSINEIKSHALASGNLDNNITAYSNMVNEMIAEGVAVLNHDGSQITIDTGSENSCLSLSLVGNNQELNLSVTMGQNISDDPICDGVQKLLGNQNYVMKIRGQLAKF from the coding sequence ATGCAAAAAAGAGCGTTTACTATTGTCGAACTTGTTTTTGTCATTGTGATTATCGGTATCTTGGCGGCGGTCGCCATACCCAAACTCAATGCGACGAGGGTCGATGCGAAAACTTCCGTATTGGCTCAAAAAATCATCCTCAGTATCAATGAAATAAAATCTCACGCATTGGCAAGCGGAAATCTGGACAACAATATCACAGCCTATTCCAATATGGTCAACGAAATGATAGCGGAGGGTGTCGCGGTTTTGAATCATGACGGTAGTCAAATTACGATCGATACCGGTTCGGAAAACAGTTGCTTGTCGTTGAGTCTGGTCGGTAATAACCAGGAGCTCAACCTGAGTGTCACGATGGGGCAGAATATAAGCGACGATCCCATTTGCGACGGGGTGCAAAAACTGTTGGGCAACCAGAATTACGTTATGAAGATAAGGGGACAACTTGCAAAATTCTAA
- a CDS encoding type II secretion system protein produces MQNSKAAFTMIELIFVIVVIGILASIAMPKLWVTRTDAIISKGRAEVATIRSAIATSRQKNLLEGNASYPSALEDTGEPLFANLLDYGMTSDTTPGHWSKSGNYYVYHIGYDTNATFEYNATSGRFDCISGECASLTH; encoded by the coding sequence TTGCAAAATTCTAAAGCCGCGTTTACGATGATCGAACTCATTTTTGTCATAGTAGTGATAGGCATTCTCGCCTCTATTGCTATGCCAAAACTTTGGGTGACGCGCACTGATGCCATCATCAGCAAAGGACGGGCGGAAGTCGCGACGATTCGAAGTGCCATCGCGACTTCGAGACAGAAAAATCTGCTCGAAGGGAATGCCAGCTACCCTTCGGCGCTGGAAGATACAGGGGAACCGCTTTTCGCCAACCTTCTCGATTATGGAATGACATCGGATACGACGCCGGGGCACTGGAGCAAGAGTGGCAACTACTATGTCTACCATATCGGCTACGATACCAACGCCACCTTCGAGTACAACGCCACAAGCGGCCGGTTCGACTGTATCAGCGGAGAGTGCGCTTCGTTGACCCATTGA
- a CDS encoding primosomal protein N', with the protein MNYYEVCLLGKRAPLFTYSFHEKVQPHTLVVVEVRGKTHRAAIVTEVEKPDFKTHAIVETLPYRFDAYQIETARFVKEYYACTFGEALALFEPFEMGRSLPQHSEFETDIVLSDTQERAFEALQKHGSALLFAPTGSGKTEIYMKLFAKALQEGKSSVFLMPEISLTPQMEKRLKVHFGDRVAIWHSKLTKKRKTETLEKIRSGEVRIVAGPRSALFLPLHDIGVIVVDEEHDDSYKAHNRPRYHARDLALFMGKKLGARVVLGSATPSAATYARQPVVRIRDPYVKTKKRYIFERGGCALTPTMIEALEAHHKAGGQALVFLPTRANFKYLYCDNCGYTVECPYCSVGMSLHRNRRLVRCHYCGYAEKIPESCPKCGSIVRADRIGTAEVVEQLGERFPEIKIQQFDKDTITTANKLQKALDRFSNKETDVLVGTQMLAKGHDYADITLAIVLGLDYILALPDYRARERAQSLFVQIAGRAGRAREATVIVQTNQPEFFSEYIGDYEKFLKEELQFREGLYPPTMHLCRLLFASKDEKKGLAEVERVRVLIERFDKVEIVGSGKAPIEKIAGKFRFNILLRSPNRSDLLRVVKAVDDGSFEVDMDPVDFA; encoded by the coding sequence ATGAATTACTACGAAGTTTGCCTGCTTGGCAAACGGGCCCCGCTTTTCACCTACAGCTTTCACGAAAAAGTGCAACCCCATACCCTCGTCGTTGTCGAGGTACGCGGAAAAACGCACAGGGCCGCGATTGTTACGGAGGTTGAAAAACCGGATTTCAAGACGCATGCGATCGTCGAGACTTTGCCTTACCGATTCGACGCTTATCAGATCGAGACGGCGCGCTTCGTGAAAGAGTATTACGCCTGTACCTTCGGCGAGGCGCTGGCGCTTTTCGAACCCTTCGAGATGGGCCGTTCTTTGCCGCAACATTCGGAATTTGAAACCGATATCGTGCTTTCCGATACGCAGGAAAGAGCGTTCGAAGCGTTGCAAAAGCATGGCTCTGCCCTTCTTTTCGCACCGACGGGCAGCGGAAAGACGGAGATTTACATGAAACTCTTCGCCAAGGCTTTGCAGGAGGGAAAAAGCTCCGTCTTTCTGATGCCCGAGATCAGCCTGACGCCGCAGATGGAGAAGCGGCTGAAGGTCCATTTCGGCGATCGCGTCGCGATATGGCACTCGAAGCTGACGAAAAAGAGAAAAACCGAAACACTCGAAAAGATTCGAAGTGGCGAGGTGCGTATTGTCGCCGGGCCGCGCTCGGCGCTCTTTCTGCCGCTGCACGACATCGGAGTGATCGTCGTCGACGAAGAGCACGACGACAGCTACAAAGCGCACAACAGGCCCCGCTACCATGCAAGAGACCTGGCGCTTTTCATGGGGAAAAAGCTGGGGGCGAGGGTCGTGCTCGGAAGTGCGACACCGAGTGCCGCCACCTATGCCAGACAGCCTGTCGTTCGTATCAGGGACCCTTATGTCAAAACGAAAAAACGCTACATTTTCGAGCGGGGTGGCTGCGCTTTGACGCCGACGATGATCGAAGCGCTCGAAGCGCATCACAAGGCCGGCGGCCAGGCGCTCGTGTTTCTGCCCACAAGGGCCAACTTCAAATATCTTTACTGCGACAACTGCGGCTATACGGTCGAGTGCCCATATTGCTCGGTGGGGATGAGTCTGCATAGAAATCGCCGGCTGGTGCGCTGTCATTACTGTGGCTATGCCGAGAAGATCCCGGAAAGCTGTCCGAAGTGCGGGTCGATCGTCCGGGCGGACCGCATCGGGACGGCGGAAGTGGTCGAGCAGTTGGGCGAGCGGTTTCCGGAGATCAAAATCCAGCAGTTCGATAAAGATACGATCACCACGGCGAACAAACTCCAAAAAGCGCTCGACAGATTCTCCAACAAGGAGACAGATGTTTTGGTCGGTACCCAGATGCTCGCCAAAGGACACGACTATGCCGACATAACGCTGGCGATCGTTTTGGGGCTCGACTACATTCTGGCACTGCCGGATTACCGGGCGAGGGAACGGGCACAGTCGCTTTTCGTGCAGATCGCGGGACGCGCCGGAAGAGCGCGTGAAGCGACGGTGATCGTGCAGACCAACCAGCCGGAGTTTTTCAGTGAATACATCGGTGACTACGAGAAGTTTTTGAAAGAGGAGCTGCAGTTTCGTGAAGGGCTCTATCCGCCCACGATGCATCTGTGCCGCCTGCTTTTCGCTTCCAAAGACGAGAAAAAAGGGCTTGCCGAAGTGGAGCGCGTCAGAGTACTGATCGAGAGATTCGACAAGGTTGAAATCGTCGGATCCGGCAAAGCTCCGATCGAGAAGATTGCGGGAAAGTTCCGTTTCAACATCCTGCTTAGAAGCCCCAACCGCAGCGATTTGTTGCGTGTCGTCAAGGCTGTCGATGACGGAAGTTTCGAAGTCGACATGGACCCGGTCGATTTCGCGTAA